The Zonotrichia albicollis isolate bZonAlb1 chromosome 9, bZonAlb1.hap1, whole genome shotgun sequence genome has a window encoding:
- the AMER3 gene encoding APC membrane recruitment protein 3: MELKRGKTFIKSSVQHEKVPPVQAAPTSKDEMGKDKKAALEGNQSVAEVQMACLATHKNYRFSTRAARSGAGGHNLEKSSGSSYKLVRKSKTHECVAEADKAESCSPSSSRACEEGFAGKGKARLVNSISFSGVSSSSSKKECVVSPSQSACSSQMIDYRNFVPQMPFVPAVAKTIPRKRISLKRSKKGLRDIFHIRKNKPDSLSFLVEKDKNLSSPGCKSELSGRLAKYLFKTGEACAADCLSQDCSDSELQSDSSYDYCNALCEDVASLKSFDSLTGCGEIFADESSAHLELENSKDLLLRRSKHKDSPGMGSFQGGVEQLASPGQNETVEFAKFWDNINKSVRLHQSALFEKKLLKIPGSDAEKDRSQAAVLVTEPQVSPDKEGDNSKASSTETETPKSENQESTSTSDEGYYDSFSPGQDDELKEAQTPGVPGRFPRDSYSGDALYELFYDPNEVKVSPILDDDLCASESVSEQAIEIPLSIYSFHVGAEENMASQPTLDIISQGFFHSTWKGKECLLKLCDTELSLTMGIINWLRKHSGLISSPDSLQSPQSQPEKSSDSLILPSHSPEQRGNTGDQQETPGKGESETFNPCVPLEESKHATQASSANLAGRDHSLDSCLNTSDLDCQGREGSHHKDLSTLPGTVETTSSSSYAPQSQANRDNLQTSSTENEKVAISLGCETSRDKNPLPEKLNRESGSQSSENPSLDDNHEVESCYSYKTAATSLRDPPEREDRNKPVYHSLSVSCDKPLQPLTLNHFQSYMSPTPTESSTNIVQLLEHCVTQVASLKISYENKHLEDKYIGNEMNSIIQKMSQYKNKLLLQNECSCLAQIPEYPSIPSTNQYNYDTSFQSSSLYHLKQNGEQICSEDQKSRAKILDEVTQSKINFEYAQLNNQALSYLKDFALSPSDSGPETSLSRPTFLPLFNPVCPGTAGTFSQGSHSTAVCLSDPLHPEEAKQCSPGPWKCAESPCHGLAAGTALSPLLEAVARDAAVTARNHQ; encoded by the coding sequence ATGGAGCTCAAGAGAGGAAAGACCTTCATAAAATCCAGTGTGCAACATGAGAAAGTGCCACCAGTGCAAGCAGCTCCCACCAGCAAAGATGAGATGGGCAAAGACAAAAAGGCAGCTCTGGAGGGGAACCAAAGTGTGGCTGAAGTCCAGATGGCATGTTTGGCCACACACAAGAACTACAGATTTTCTACCAGAGCAGCAAGGAGTGGAGCCGGTGGTCACAACCTGGAGAAATCATCTGGCTCCTCCTACAAGCTTGTAAGGAAGAGTAAAACCCACGAGTGTGTTGCTGAGGCAGACaaagcagagagctgcagccccagcagcagcagggcttgcgAGGAGGGTTTTGCTGGAAAGGGCAAGGCCCGACTTGTCAATAGCATCAGTTTTTCAGGGgtgtccagctccagcagcaagaAGGAGTGTGTGGTCAGCCCCAGCCAGTCTGCCTGCAGCAGTCAGATGATTGATTACAGGAACTTTGTGCCACAGATGCCTTTTGTACCGGCTGTCGCAAAAACCATCCCCAGGAAGAGGATTTCCCTCAAGAGATCTAAGAAAGGGCTCAGAGATATATTTcacataagaaaaaataaaccagacAGCCTCTCATTTCTGGTGGAGAAGGACAAGAACCTGTCCTCTCCAGGCTGCAAGAGTGAGTTGTCTGGACGTCTTGCAAAGTATCTTTTCAAAACTGGAGAAGCTTGTGCAGCTGATTGCTTGTCACAGGACTGCTCAGACAGTGAGCTGCAGTCTGACTCCTCCTACGACTACTGCAATGCCCTGTGTGAAGATGTTGCCTCCCTGAAGAGCTTTGACTCGCTCACTGGCTGTGGGGAAATCTTTGCTGACGAGAGCTCTGCTCACCTGGAGCTGGAGAACAGCAAAGACCTTCTGCTGAGGCGAAGCAAGCACAAAGACAGCCCTGGCATGGGCTCCTTCCAGGGTGGGGTGGAGCAGCTGGCCTCTCCTGGCCAGAATGAGACAGTGGAATTTGCCAAGTTTTGGGACAACATCAACAAATCAGTAAGGCTGCATCAGAGTGCTCTGTTTGAAAAGAAGTTACTGAAGATCCCTGGTTCTGACGCAGAAAAGGACAGAAGTCAGGCTGCTGTACTGGTCACAGAGCCCCAGGTGTCACCTGATAAAGAAGGTGACAATTCCAAAGCCAGCTCCACAGAAACAGAAACACCGAAAAGTGAAAACCAGGAATCCACATCCACGAGTGATGAGGGCTACTATGACTCATTCTCTCCTGGACAAGATgatgaactgaaggaagcccaGACCCCTGGTGTCCCAGGTAGATTTCCAAGAGACAGCTACAGTGGAGATGCCCTTTATGAGCTCTTCTATGACCCAAATGAAGTCAAAGTAAGCCCTATCCTTGATGATGACTTGTGTGCCTCTGAAAGTGTTTCAGAGCAAGCCATTGAAATCCCTTTGTCCATTTACAGCTTTCATGTTGGAGCTGAGGAGAACATGGCTTCCCAACCAACTCTGGACATCATTAGCCAGGGTTTTTTCCACAGCACATGGAAAGGCAAAGAATGTTTGCTAAAGCTGTGTGATACTGAGCTTTCCCTGACCATGGGCATAATAAACTGGCTACGAAAACACTCGGGACTCATCTCCTCCCCTGACTCTCTTCAGAGTCCTCAGTCACAGCCAGAAAAATCTAGTGATTCATTGATCCTGCCCAGTCACAgtccagagcagagagggaacaCAGGAGATCAGCAGGAGACACCAGGCAAGGGTGAATCTGAAACATTTAACCCATGTGTGCCTTTGGAGGAAAGCAAACATGCAACCCAGGCCTCTTCAGCAAACCTTGCTGGAAGAGACCACAGCCTGGACTCCTGCCTGAACACATCTGATCTGGATTGCCAAGGAAGAGAAGGGAGTCACCACAAGGATTTATCTACCCTGCCTGGGACTGTGGAAACCACCAGCTCATCAAGTTATGCACCACAATCACAGGCTAACAGAGACAATCTGCAGACATCTTCAACTGAGAATGAGAAGGTAGCAATTTCCCTGGGATGTGAGACATCCAGAGACAAAAACCCTCTGCCTGAAAAGCTGAACAGAGAGAGTGGCTCCCAGAGCTCTGAAAATCCTTCATTAGATGATAATCACGAAGTAGAATCATGTTACTCCTACAAGACTGCTGCGACCTCGCTCCGAGATCCCCCTGAGAGGGAAGACAGAAATAAACCAGTGTATCACTCCCTCTCTGTTTCCTGTGACAAACCACTGCAGCCTCTAACCCTCAATCACTTCCAGAGCTACATGAGCCCCACACCAACAGAGAGCAGCACTAACATAGTGCAGCTCTTAGAGCACTGTGTAACACAGGTGGCATCATTAAAAATCAGCTATGAAAACAAGCACCTGGAAGATAAATACATTGGGAATGAAATGAACAGTATCATTCAAAAGATGTCTCAGTACAAAAACAAGTTATTGTTGCAGAATGAATGCAGCTGCCTTGCTCAAATTCCAGAATATCCCAGTATTCCTAGCACAAACCAATACAACTATGACACAAGTTTCCAGTCTAGCAGTCTTTATCATTTGAAGCAAAATGGGGAGCAGATTTGCTCTGAAGATcagaaaagcagagcaaaaaTCCTGGATGAGGTTACTCAAAGCAAGATCAATTTTGAATATGCCCAGCTGAATAATCAAGCACTCTCCTATTTAAAGGACTTTGCTCTCAGTCCAAGTGACTCTGGCCCTGAGACATCTCTTAGCAGACCAACATTTTTACCTCTCTTTAACCCTGTctgcccaggcacagctggtACCTTCTCACAGGGCTCACACAGCAcggctgtctgtctgtctgaccCTCTGCATCCCGAGGAGGCCAAGCagtgcagcccagggccctggaaATGTGCAGAgagcccctgccatggcctggctgcaggcactgctctgtcccctctcctggAGGCCGTGGCCCGGGATGCAGCGGTGACAGCCAGGAACCACCAGTGA
- the GPR148 gene encoding putative G-protein coupled receptor 148 has product MDFPGCASVRRANRSAIRLREMEFNRSSNLDDTTLLLLLEEWSLTPSGTNTKMFLISPVVCLVAGVLIIPTILFVIFSQFKIRQETRYMLLGNGLLSDLIYLLFYTLSAALNAAHLHLPKEACVLLLFLLAVAYCGGLFTAVAIVLDTYIAVLFPLRYAAILPPSRTKRVLVLLWMCSAAFPGIFFLVLWTTHSFVPCALEMCSVPVILILTLNKTDAVKLCFWLSTTVIILCLSVIFCCYAILYFKTKHSGIWESICSRASVTFVMHNTVLFFYFFPLLALFVESFLGINVFIRLQTGILVSLTVCNVLMILPKVLFPFLYGLRYREISASLKSIVRRKQLHPLSPAPPPS; this is encoded by the coding sequence atgGACTttcctggctgtgcctcagtgaggAGAGCGAATAGATCTGCGATCCGCCTCAGGGAGATGGAGTTCAACCGTTCCTCAAATCTGGACGACACAACTTTGCTACTTTTGCTGGAGGAATGGTCTCTCACCCCATCAGGCACAAACACCAAGATGTTCTTAATCTCTCCAGTTGTCTGCCTCGTGGCAGGAGTCCTCATCATCCCAACCATCTTATTTGTGATCTTCTCTCAGTTTAAAATCCGCCAGGAAACGAGGTACATGCTGCTGGGAAACGGTCTGCTTTCTGATCTGATCTACCTGCTCTTCTACACGCTGTCAGCTGCTCTCAATGCAGCACACCTACACCTCCCAAAGGAAGCTTGTGTCCTCCTCTTGTTTTTGCTGGCAGTGGCTTACTGTGGGGGCCTGTTCACAGCTGTTGCAATAGTCCTGGACACGTACATCGCTGTTCTGTTTCCTCTGCGCTACGCTGCTATTCTGCCTCCCTCACGAACAAAGAGAGTCCTTGTATTACTGTGGATgtgttctgctgctttccctgggATCTTCTTCTTGGTGCTATGGACTACCCACagctttgtgccctgtgccctggaaATGTGCTCAGTTCCAGTAATATTAATATTAACTCTGAACAAGACTGATGCTGTGAAACTCTGTTTCTGGCTTTCTACCACAGTTATCATTCTCTGCCTGTCTGTAATATTTTGTTGCTATGCTATTCTGTATTTTAAGACCAAACACTCGGGTATATGGGAAAGCATCTGCTCTAGAGCCAGTGTAACATTTGTAATGCACAACACTGtcttatttttctatttctttccacTCTTGGCCCTTTTTGTAGAATCATTCTTGGGCATTAATGTTTTCATCAGACTGCAGACAGGAATCTTGGTCTCCCTGACAGTCTGCAATGTCCTCATGATTCTACCTAAAGTTCTGTTCCCTTTTCTGTATGGGCTTCGCTACAGAGAGATCTCAGCCTCTCTCAAATCCATTGTCAGGAGGAAGCAGCTTCACCCGCTGTCACCTGCGCCACCACCCTCCTga